One genomic window of Microbacterium testaceum StLB037 includes the following:
- a CDS encoding ATP-binding cassette domain-containing protein — protein sequence MTDPDAHDVIRVRGARENNLRDVDLDVPKRRLTVFTGVSGSGKSSLVFGTIAAESQRLINETYPTFVQQFMGQLSRPDVDALENLSATIRVDQERMAANARSTVGTATDVHAMLRVLFSRLGQPHVGSSQAFSFNVPSISGAGAVTIATGARKGQKERRSFEITGGMCPDCEGLGQVSDIDLSQLLDETKSLNDGAITVPGYTADGWMVRVFSESGFFDGDKPIAEFTDQERHDLLYKEQVKVRIANTNMTYEGLVPKVTKSMLQKDRDALQPHIRAFVDRAVTFVACPACGGTRLNEGARSSRIGDVNIADAAAMQITDLAAWVRTVDDPSVAPLVQGLRDTLDSFVHIGLGYLSLDRASGTLSGGEAQRTKMIRHLGSSLSDITYVFDEPTAGLHPHDIQRMNETLLQLRDKGNTVLVVEHKPEVIDIADHVIDLGPRAGREGGTVQYEGDVAGLRASDTLTGRFLDHRAELKSAVRSATGALPIRGATRHNLRDVDVDVPLGVLTVVTGVAGSGKSSLIHGALPAFDDVVVVDQTAIKGSRRSSPATYTGILDAVRAAFAKANGVKPALFSANSEGACAACKGLGVIVTQLGFQSTVETDCELCGGTGFSDEVLEYTLHDKNIAEVLAMSVSEAAAFLTTGPAVAVLGRLVDVGLGYLTLGQALNTLSGGERQRLKLAISMAKSGAVYVLDEPTTGLHLADVDNLLGLLDRLVDAGNTVVVIEHHQAVMAHADWIIDLGPGAGHDGGRVVFEGTPADLVAARSTLTGEHLARYVGA from the coding sequence ATGACCGATCCCGACGCCCACGACGTCATCCGCGTGCGCGGCGCGCGCGAGAACAACCTCCGAGACGTCGACCTCGACGTGCCCAAGCGTCGGCTCACCGTGTTCACGGGCGTGAGCGGCTCGGGCAAGTCGTCGCTCGTCTTCGGAACGATCGCCGCCGAGTCCCAGCGGCTCATCAACGAGACCTACCCCACCTTCGTGCAGCAGTTCATGGGGCAGCTCTCCCGCCCCGACGTCGACGCGCTCGAGAACCTCAGCGCCACCATCCGCGTCGACCAGGAGCGCATGGCCGCCAACGCCCGCTCCACCGTGGGAACGGCGACCGACGTGCACGCCATGCTCCGCGTGCTCTTCAGCCGCCTCGGGCAACCGCACGTGGGCTCATCGCAGGCGTTCTCGTTCAACGTCCCCTCGATCTCGGGGGCCGGGGCCGTGACCATCGCCACCGGTGCGCGCAAGGGGCAGAAGGAGCGCCGCTCGTTCGAGATCACCGGAGGCATGTGCCCCGACTGCGAGGGCCTCGGCCAGGTGAGCGACATCGACCTCTCCCAGTTGCTCGATGAGACCAAATCCCTCAACGACGGCGCGATCACGGTGCCCGGGTACACCGCCGACGGGTGGATGGTGCGCGTCTTCAGCGAGTCGGGCTTCTTCGACGGCGACAAGCCGATCGCCGAGTTCACCGACCAAGAACGGCACGACCTGCTCTACAAGGAGCAGGTCAAGGTCCGTATCGCCAACACGAACATGACCTACGAGGGCCTCGTCCCGAAGGTCACCAAGAGCATGCTGCAGAAGGACCGCGACGCCCTGCAGCCTCACATCCGTGCTTTCGTCGACCGGGCCGTGACCTTCGTCGCCTGCCCGGCGTGCGGGGGGACCCGTCTCAACGAGGGCGCGCGATCCTCGCGCATCGGCGACGTGAACATCGCGGATGCCGCTGCCATGCAGATCACCGACCTCGCCGCCTGGGTGCGCACGGTCGACGATCCCTCGGTGGCTCCGCTCGTGCAGGGGCTCCGCGACACCCTCGACTCCTTCGTGCACATCGGCCTGGGGTATCTCTCGCTCGATCGGGCGAGCGGAACCCTGTCGGGCGGCGAGGCGCAGCGCACCAAGATGATCCGACACCTCGGCTCGAGTCTCAGCGACATCACGTACGTGTTCGACGAGCCGACGGCCGGCCTGCACCCGCACGACATCCAGCGGATGAACGAGACCCTTCTCCAACTGCGCGACAAGGGCAACACCGTGCTCGTCGTCGAGCACAAGCCCGAGGTCATCGACATCGCCGACCACGTCATCGACCTCGGCCCTCGCGCGGGTCGTGAGGGTGGCACGGTGCAGTACGAGGGCGATGTCGCGGGTCTGCGGGCGTCCGACACCCTCACCGGGCGGTTCCTGGATCACCGCGCCGAGCTCAAGAGCGCCGTGCGCTCCGCCACCGGCGCGCTCCCGATCCGCGGGGCGACGCGGCACAACCTGCGTGACGTCGATGTCGACGTCCCCCTCGGGGTGCTCACGGTCGTCACGGGCGTCGCCGGATCCGGGAAGTCCTCGCTCATCCACGGCGCCCTCCCGGCCTTCGACGACGTCGTGGTCGTCGACCAGACCGCCATCAAGGGGTCGCGGCGCAGCAGTCCGGCCACCTACACCGGCATCCTCGATGCGGTCCGTGCTGCTTTCGCGAAGGCGAACGGCGTGAAGCCCGCGCTGTTCAGCGCGAACTCCGAGGGCGCCTGTGCGGCCTGCAAGGGCCTCGGCGTGATCGTCACCCAGCTCGGCTTCCAATCGACCGTCGAGACCGACTGCGAGCTGTGCGGCGGAACCGGGTTCTCCGACGAGGTGCTCGAGTACACGCTCCACGACAAGAACATCGCCGAGGTCCTCGCGATGTCGGTCTCCGAGGCGGCCGCGTTCCTCACCACCGGTCCCGCCGTCGCGGTTCTCGGGCGCCTGGTCGACGTCGGTCTCGGCTACCTCACGCTCGGACAGGCCCTCAACACCCTCTCGGGCGGCGAACGCCAACGCCTGAAGCTCGCGATCTCGATGGCCAAGTCGGGGGCGGTCTACGTCCTCGACGAACCGACCACGGGCCTTCACCTCGCCGACGTCGACAACCTCCTCGGTCTGCTCGATCGACTCGTGGATGCCGGCAACACCGTGGTCGTGATCGAGCACCACCAGGCCGTCATGGCGCACGCCGACTGGATCATCGACCTCGGCCCGGGGGCGGGGCACGACGGCGGACGCGTGGTGTTCGAGGGAACGCCCGCCGACCTCGTCGCCGCGCGATCGACGCTGACGGGTGAGCACCTCGCCCGTTACGTGGGGGCCTGA
- a CDS encoding DEAD/DEAH box helicase has translation MTSQTFADLGVPAPLIDVLAAQGKNEPFPIQADTLPDTLAGRDVLGRGKTGSGKTLAFSLPLVARLAANTDRRRGRKPRALVLAPTRELANQIDEVIKPLAQPFGLVTTTVYGGVNQKRQVDALNAGVDILVACPGRLEDLIGQGFANLGDIEITVLDEADHMADLGFLPGVTRLLARTPADGQRLLFSATLDNGVDKLVKRFLRNEVLHSVDEAHSHVAAMTHHVFAPADADAKKDLVQTLASGTARRILFMRTKHQAKKLAKQLTASGIPAVDLHGNLSQPARDRNLAAFGDGRAKVLVATDVAARGVHVDGVELVVHVDPPVEHKAYLHRSGRTARAGSAGDVVTIMLPEQRRDTLDILRKAKISATPTPVTSTSPEVVALVGEVAPYVKPEPIVAQPQGGGRSQGANAQRKRAARGEGQQPSGRGGAQGGGGRRRGAGAPASDAPVAGRAPQGSRGGQRSGAGRGQGAGGAQRPGAGAARPQGAGRSASGAPTTGMVVGARTPRTNRRAQG, from the coding sequence ATGACGTCCCAGACTTTCGCCGACCTCGGCGTGCCCGCCCCCCTCATCGACGTTCTCGCCGCTCAGGGCAAGAACGAGCCCTTCCCGATCCAGGCCGACACCCTGCCCGACACCCTCGCCGGCCGCGACGTGCTGGGTCGCGGCAAGACCGGCTCGGGCAAGACTCTCGCCTTCTCGCTGCCGCTGGTCGCGCGCCTCGCCGCGAACACCGACCGTCGCCGTGGCCGCAAGCCCCGCGCGCTGGTGCTCGCCCCGACCCGCGAGCTCGCCAACCAGATCGACGAGGTCATCAAGCCCCTGGCCCAGCCCTTCGGCCTGGTCACCACGACCGTCTACGGCGGCGTGAACCAGAAGCGCCAGGTCGACGCGCTGAACGCCGGCGTCGACATCCTCGTCGCGTGCCCCGGCCGCCTCGAAGACCTCATCGGTCAGGGCTTCGCGAACCTCGGCGACATCGAGATCACCGTCCTCGACGAGGCCGACCACATGGCCGACCTCGGCTTCCTCCCCGGCGTCACGCGCCTGCTCGCCCGCACGCCCGCCGACGGCCAGCGTCTGCTGTTCTCGGCGACGCTCGACAACGGTGTGGACAAGCTCGTCAAGCGCTTCCTGCGCAACGAGGTTCTGCACTCGGTCGACGAGGCGCACTCCCACGTCGCCGCGATGACCCACCACGTCTTCGCCCCGGCCGACGCCGACGCCAAGAAGGACCTCGTGCAGACGCTCGCCTCGGGCACGGCCCGTCGCATCCTCTTCATGCGCACGAAGCACCAGGCCAAGAAGCTCGCGAAGCAGCTCACCGCCTCGGGCATCCCCGCCGTCGACCTGCACGGCAACCTGTCGCAGCCCGCCCGCGACCGCAACCTCGCCGCCTTCGGCGACGGCCGTGCGAAGGTGCTCGTCGCCACCGACGTCGCCGCCCGCGGCGTGCACGTCGACGGCGTCGAGCTGGTCGTGCACGTCGACCCGCCCGTCGAGCACAAGGCGTACCTGCACCGCTCGGGCCGCACCGCGCGCGCGGGCTCGGCCGGCGACGTCGTCACGATCATGCTTCCCGAGCAGCGTCGCGACACCCTCGACATCTTGCGCAAGGCCAAGATCTCGGCCACGCCCACCCCGGTGACCTCGACCTCGCCCGAGGTCGTCGCCCTCGTCGGCGAGGTGGCCCCGTACGTCAAGCCCGAGCCGATCGTCGCGCAGCCCCAGGGCGGCGGACGCTCCCAGGGCGCCAACGCGCAGCGCAAGCGCGCGGCGCGCGGCGAGGGCCAGCAGCCCTCCGGCCGCGGCGGCGCGCAGGGCGGCGGCGGTCGTCGTCGCGGCGCCGGTGCCCCGGCATCCGATGCTCCGGTCGCCGGTCGCGCTCCCCAGGGCAGCCGCGGCGGTCAGCGCTCCGGTGCGGGCCGCGGCCAGGGCGCGGGCGGCGCGCAGCGCCCCGGTGCAGGCGCCGCTCGTCCGCAGGGCGCCGGCCGCTCGGCATCCGGTGCTCCCACGACCGGCATGGTCGTCGGTGCCCGCACCCCGCGCACGAACCGTCGCGCCCAGGGCTGA
- a CDS encoding DNA-3-methyladenine glycosylase I encodes MSDLVTGADGVVRCAWAGSDLEYQRYHDEEWGTTLRGDRPLFEKMSLEGFQAGLAWITILRKRPRFREVFHGFDPAVVAAFGPDDVERLLQDAGIIRHRGKIEAVIGNATIVAAMGEGELDALLWSFVPASHEPPRTFAEVPAVTPESTAMSKELRRRGFRFVGPTTMYALMQSSGMVDDHVAGCWRAAA; translated from the coding sequence ATGAGCGATCTCGTGACCGGGGCCGATGGCGTCGTGCGCTGCGCGTGGGCCGGGTCCGACCTCGAGTACCAGCGCTACCACGACGAGGAGTGGGGCACGACGCTGCGCGGCGATCGCCCGCTGTTCGAGAAGATGAGCCTCGAGGGCTTCCAGGCGGGACTCGCGTGGATCACGATCCTGCGCAAGCGCCCGCGCTTCCGCGAGGTCTTCCACGGATTCGACCCGGCGGTCGTCGCCGCGTTCGGGCCCGACGACGTCGAGCGGTTGCTTCAGGATGCCGGCATCATCCGCCACCGCGGAAAGATCGAGGCCGTGATCGGCAACGCGACGATCGTCGCGGCGATGGGCGAGGGGGAGCTCGACGCGCTGCTGTGGTCGTTCGTCCCGGCGTCGCACGAGCCGCCGCGCACGTTCGCCGAGGTCCCGGCCGTGACGCCGGAGTCGACCGCGATGAGCAAGGAGCTCCGTCGCCGCGGCTTCCGTTTCGTCGGCCCGACGACGATGTACGCGCTCATGCAGTCCTCGGGAATGGTGGACGACCACGTTGCGGGGTGCTGGCGGGCGGCGGCCTGA
- a CDS encoding Type 1 glutamine amidotransferase-like domain-containing protein translates to MTTPRILATCGGWVDASGGDVRFGPLLRFALDLTGVEGRPRVVFVNTAGGDQRADEGRELAAAMAAGVDAVHLRLFGRTALDLDEVVGTADLVWAGGGSVANLLPVWRTHGLDAVLRRAGERGTLLAGTSAGALCWHEGGPTSGFGEVRTITNGLGLVPGSLGVHYDSQAPRRPALQAAVASGALPGGFGLDEGTGVLYEGTRAVDFVTETAGGRVHRVDRDGDGVAEEAVATRAL, encoded by the coding sequence GTGACCACCCCGCGGATCCTCGCGACCTGCGGCGGCTGGGTCGACGCCTCGGGAGGAGACGTGCGCTTCGGCCCCCTCCTGCGCTTCGCTCTCGACCTCACCGGGGTCGAGGGTCGCCCGAGGGTCGTGTTCGTCAACACGGCCGGAGGCGATCAGCGCGCGGACGAGGGACGCGAGCTCGCCGCGGCGATGGCGGCGGGAGTGGATGCCGTGCACCTCCGCCTCTTCGGACGCACCGCCCTGGACCTGGACGAAGTCGTCGGCACGGCCGACCTCGTGTGGGCGGGCGGGGGGAGCGTCGCGAACCTCCTGCCGGTGTGGCGGACGCACGGACTCGACGCGGTCCTCCGCCGCGCCGGGGAGCGCGGGACGCTGCTGGCGGGAACCTCGGCGGGCGCGCTGTGCTGGCACGAGGGGGGACCCACGTCGGGCTTCGGCGAGGTCCGCACGATCACGAACGGCCTCGGCTTGGTCCCCGGCTCGCTCGGGGTGCACTACGACTCGCAGGCCCCGCGGCGCCCGGCGCTTCAGGCAGCGGTGGCCTCGGGCGCGCTGCCGGGCGGCTTCGGCCTCGACGAGGGAACCGGAGTGCTCTACGAGGGGACGCGCGCGGTGGACTTCGTCACCGAGACCGCGGGCGGGCGGGTGCACCGCGTCGACCGCGACGGAGACGGGGTGGCCGAGGAGGCCGTGGCGACGCGCGCGCTGTGA
- a CDS encoding glycoside hydrolase family 2 protein produces the protein MTSLDDRERARALASPLYGDRWVQEHAALPVSSPAVSPAGGTARTPDAGTPAPGEHRPPTRETVSLDGDWLLAGAPAGREFAIERWFGGQAPPAPVDWHRADTDRSSWIRATVPGTVQAALTAAGAIPDPLLHDHTHAELTAHGVPAEWPWFFRRTRVEEQQWWYARHVEVPAAWRGRRVRLAFDGVDDAASFWLNGEPIARHSGMYGGPEIDVTSLLRGDGTDEIVVRIDAPPRDWHGVLKPSPGWGWHYGHLISIGIWRGVRLERAPDLELDDLFVSTVRAAEGAARLRVQWDLVRHTPDEGTAPTRVRVLDPEGTVVADVTAEAVASRGTSRHAVEIDVPDARLWWPLGYGAQPLYRVSAQVDGSGRETTAGIRTVEMRALPEVSGDDVYDWQFVVNGRPLFLKGANWCFTDPMARRGFEIDRHLLELCVRANLQMLRAWGGGTVESDAFYDECDRLGILVLQEFPLSFGLDATGATLATVDEQASRIVRRLRSHPSLVMWGGGNENPDTISGDDLLTVIGTRVRQYDPTRPFHRTDPWGGSEHYYGVYHEGEPVEAYATHVPPVFGEYGLSSQCDLDSMERFLDPALLEQWPPPAHGAILQHQAQFSLFDLFKQARYAHYGPLTDWATFVEYSQLAQGDALRFASERLRAHAGESTAAYWFYKVGEVFPGASWAIVDYYGRAKLSYYRARQFGAARSAFAVYDRTALAAGETFSAEVHAANDTSHPLSGAVSARLYDADFRVIAERAASVDLDADSHALAFTLEAEVSSAAVLVLAVSLRDARGERVSSAWYALNAQPKSAEVAALEAAPLDSLTDRPIEELLGPYATGPAPLKEQPRTCLEARLSDGVLRVRNVGEFPAPIVLIDGFPTAPGAWLDDNAFGLEAGEERAIAFDLAGASWPRPRVRAWNADAVEPAP, from the coding sequence ATGACCTCGCTCGACGACCGCGAGCGGGCGCGCGCGCTCGCGTCGCCGCTGTACGGCGACCGGTGGGTGCAGGAGCACGCGGCCCTGCCCGTCTCCTCGCCCGCCGTGTCGCCTGCCGGCGGGACGGCGAGAACACCGGATGCCGGGACCCCGGCGCCGGGAGAGCACCGACCGCCCACCCGCGAGACGGTCTCGCTCGACGGCGACTGGCTGCTCGCCGGAGCGCCCGCCGGCCGCGAGTTCGCGATCGAGCGGTGGTTCGGCGGGCAGGCCCCGCCCGCGCCCGTGGACTGGCACCGCGCTGACACCGATCGCTCGTCGTGGATTCGCGCGACGGTCCCGGGGACGGTCCAGGCCGCTCTCACCGCGGCGGGGGCGATCCCCGACCCGCTGCTGCACGACCACACCCACGCCGAGCTCACCGCCCATGGCGTGCCGGCGGAGTGGCCCTGGTTCTTCCGCCGCACCCGCGTCGAGGAGCAGCAGTGGTGGTACGCCCGGCACGTCGAGGTGCCCGCCGCGTGGCGCGGCCGACGGGTGCGACTCGCCTTCGACGGCGTCGACGACGCGGCCTCCTTCTGGCTCAACGGCGAACCGATCGCCCGGCACTCCGGCATGTACGGCGGGCCCGAGATCGACGTGACGAGCCTGCTGCGCGGGGACGGCACCGACGAGATCGTCGTCCGCATCGACGCGCCCCCGCGCGACTGGCACGGCGTGCTCAAACCCTCCCCGGGCTGGGGCTGGCACTACGGCCACCTCATCTCGATCGGGATCTGGCGCGGGGTCCGCCTCGAGCGCGCACCCGATCTCGAGCTCGACGACCTGTTCGTCTCGACCGTCCGGGCCGCGGAGGGCGCCGCGCGCCTGCGCGTGCAGTGGGATCTCGTGCGGCACACCCCGGACGAGGGGACCGCCCCGACCCGCGTGCGCGTCCTCGACCCCGAGGGCACGGTCGTCGCCGACGTCACGGCGGAGGCCGTGGCATCCCGGGGCACGTCCCGGCACGCGGTCGAGATCGACGTGCCGGACGCCCGGTTGTGGTGGCCCCTCGGGTACGGCGCCCAGCCGCTGTACCGGGTGTCTGCGCAGGTCGACGGTTCCGGCCGCGAGACGACCGCCGGTATCCGCACCGTCGAGATGCGGGCGCTCCCCGAGGTGTCGGGTGACGACGTCTACGACTGGCAGTTCGTCGTGAACGGGCGGCCCCTCTTCCTCAAGGGGGCCAACTGGTGCTTCACCGACCCGATGGCCCGCCGCGGGTTCGAGATCGACCGGCACCTCCTCGAGCTGTGCGTGCGTGCGAACCTCCAGATGCTCCGCGCGTGGGGCGGCGGCACCGTCGAGAGCGACGCGTTCTACGACGAGTGCGACCGCCTCGGCATCCTCGTGCTGCAGGAGTTCCCGCTGAGCTTCGGACTGGATGCCACGGGCGCCACCCTCGCGACCGTCGACGAGCAGGCTTCGCGCATCGTGCGTCGGCTCCGCTCGCACCCGTCGCTCGTCATGTGGGGCGGGGGAAACGAGAACCCCGACACCATCTCGGGCGACGACCTGCTCACCGTGATCGGCACCCGCGTGCGCCAGTACGACCCGACGCGTCCCTTCCACCGCACCGACCCCTGGGGCGGCAGCGAGCACTACTACGGCGTCTATCACGAGGGCGAGCCCGTCGAGGCGTACGCGACGCACGTCCCCCCGGTGTTCGGCGAGTACGGGCTGTCGAGCCAGTGCGACCTCGACAGCATGGAGCGCTTCCTCGATCCGGCGCTGCTCGAGCAGTGGCCCCCGCCCGCTCACGGCGCGATCCTGCAGCACCAGGCTCAGTTCTCGCTCTTCGACCTGTTCAAGCAGGCGCGCTACGCGCACTACGGGCCGCTCACCGATTGGGCGACGTTCGTGGAGTACTCGCAGCTCGCCCAGGGCGACGCGCTCCGGTTCGCCTCGGAGCGGCTGCGCGCCCACGCCGGCGAGAGCACCGCGGCCTACTGGTTCTACAAGGTCGGCGAGGTCTTCCCTGGCGCCTCGTGGGCGATCGTCGACTACTACGGCCGCGCGAAGCTGTCGTACTACCGCGCGCGTCAGTTCGGCGCTGCGCGTTCGGCCTTCGCGGTGTACGACCGCACGGCGCTCGCCGCGGGCGAGACGTTCTCGGCCGAGGTCCACGCGGCGAACGACACGTCGCACCCCCTGAGCGGAGCGGTCAGCGCCCGTCTCTACGACGCCGACTTCCGCGTGATCGCCGAGCGCGCGGCATCCGTGGATCTGGATGCCGACTCCCACGCCCTCGCGTTCACGCTCGAGGCCGAGGTCTCCTCCGCAGCGGTGCTCGTCCTGGCGGTCTCCCTGCGCGACGCGCGCGGCGAGCGCGTCTCGTCGGCCTGGTACGCGCTCAACGCACAACCCAAGAGCGCCGAGGTCGCGGCCCTCGAAGCCGCGCCGCTGGACAGCCTGACCGACCGACCGATCGAGGAGCTGCTCGGCCCCTACGCGACGGGGCCGGCACCGCTGAAGGAGCAGCCCCGCACGTGTCTGGAAGCGCGTCTCTCGGACGGAGTGCTGCGCGTGCGCAACGTCGGCGAGTTTCCGGCGCCGATCGTACTCATCGACGGCTTCCCCACCGCCCCGGGAGCATGGCTCGACGACAATGCCTTCGGCCTCGAGGCGGGGGAGGAGCGGGCGATCGCTTTCGACCTCGCAGGAGCCTCCTGGCCGCGTCCGCGGGTGCGGGCCTGGAACGCGGATGCCGTGGAGCCCGCGCCGTGA
- a CDS encoding carbohydrate ABC transporter permease produces the protein MSTQANTRVTTRVTTRVNTRSLLRLARRIPINLLLIVLSIAMIYPIVIIVITAFKPNLEVLTNPTGLPQAPTFDNFVTSWQDAGFTNLFFNSVLLTVSSMTIATFVAALASYAIVRQATRIGSGVYLLLAAGIFLPMQLALVPQFRVVRDLGLINNYAGVILIYIAGALPFGVFLMAAFMRQVPKEIVEAAVIDGAGYFTLFRRIFLPLARPAIATFWVLQGVGVWNDYLVPQLLLTDPSKRTLTTGVLYFKAQYLADWGNIMAAVLIMSLPILLLFVFAQRFFVSGLYAGAVK, from the coding sequence ATGAGCACGCAAGCGAACACCCGCGTGACCACCCGCGTGACCACCCGCGTGAACACACGCTCCCTGCTCCGCCTGGCCCGCCGCATCCCGATCAACCTGCTGCTGATCGTGCTCAGCATCGCGATGATCTACCCGATCGTCATCATCGTCATCACGGCGTTCAAGCCGAACCTCGAGGTGCTGACGAACCCCACCGGGCTGCCGCAGGCACCGACCTTCGACAACTTCGTCACCTCGTGGCAGGATGCCGGCTTCACCAACCTCTTCTTCAACTCGGTGCTGCTGACGGTCTCGAGCATGACGATCGCCACCTTCGTCGCGGCTCTCGCCTCGTACGCGATCGTGCGCCAGGCCACCCGCATCGGTTCGGGCGTGTACCTGCTGCTCGCGGCGGGCATCTTCCTGCCGATGCAGCTCGCGCTCGTCCCGCAGTTCCGCGTCGTGCGCGACCTCGGCCTGATCAACAACTACGCAGGTGTCATCCTCATCTACATCGCCGGCGCGCTGCCCTTCGGTGTCTTCCTCATGGCCGCCTTCATGCGCCAGGTGCCGAAAGAGATCGTGGAGGCCGCGGTCATCGACGGCGCGGGGTACTTCACGCTGTTCCGCCGGATCTTCCTCCCGCTCGCGCGTCCCGCGATCGCCACCTTCTGGGTGCTGCAGGGGGTGGGCGTGTGGAACGACTACCTCGTGCCCCAGCTGCTGCTCACGGATCCGTCCAAGCGGACGCTGACCACCGGCGTGCTCTACTTCAAGGCGCAGTACCTCGCGGACTGGGGCAACATCATGGCGGCCGTGCTCATCATGAGCCTGCCGATCCTGCTGCTCTTCGTCTTCGCGCAGCGCTTCTTCGTCAGCGGCCTGTACGCCGGGGCGGTGAAGTGA
- a CDS encoding carbohydrate ABC transporter permease codes for MSSTRVEDPRVLALDDPTATQAVTTRSLKARLWTGRSTAGKFWIAVAPALVLYTVFTVYPMGQVIVASFTDARGFNRAWDFVGADNFVRIFSGDPVLMEAIGNTAIYGFFKIVVQTILAFLIAVLLHRQLRLGNIYRAIFFAPMVISPVAIVFTWSFMYDPTSGTFNTLLRSIGLGGLAQDWLGNYDLALYSVILVDLWSGLGFNVVIFLAGLSTIPGEILEAAKVDGARGWKAMRFITIPLMIPSIGLVLVLSINGALRAFDTVYLMTRGGPGNSTQLFMTQVFQEGLVNNNFGYASAMAVLVLIVLIAIAAVQNRLNNRVAAEEGNR; via the coding sequence ATGAGCAGCACACGCGTCGAGGACCCGCGGGTCCTCGCCCTGGACGACCCCACCGCCACCCAGGCGGTGACCACGCGCTCGCTGAAGGCGCGCCTGTGGACCGGCCGTTCGACCGCGGGCAAGTTCTGGATCGCCGTCGCCCCCGCGCTCGTGCTCTACACCGTCTTCACGGTGTACCCCATGGGGCAGGTGATCGTCGCGAGCTTCACCGACGCCCGCGGGTTCAACCGCGCGTGGGACTTCGTCGGCGCCGACAACTTCGTGCGCATCTTCTCGGGTGACCCCGTCCTGATGGAGGCGATCGGGAACACCGCGATCTACGGGTTCTTCAAGATCGTCGTGCAGACGATCCTGGCGTTCCTGATCGCTGTCCTCCTGCACCGCCAGCTCCGGCTCGGCAACATCTATCGCGCGATCTTCTTCGCGCCGATGGTCATCTCGCCCGTGGCGATCGTGTTCACGTGGAGCTTCATGTACGACCCGACCTCGGGCACGTTCAACACACTGTTGCGCAGCATCGGGCTCGGGGGACTCGCGCAGGACTGGCTCGGCAACTACGACCTCGCCCTGTACAGCGTCATCCTCGTCGACCTGTGGAGCGGTCTCGGCTTCAACGTCGTCATCTTCCTGGCGGGGCTGTCGACCATCCCCGGCGAGATCCTCGAGGCGGCCAAGGTCGACGGCGCCCGGGGGTGGAAGGCGATGCGCTTCATCACGATCCCGCTCATGATCCCCTCGATCGGACTCGTGCTCGTGCTCTCGATCAACGGCGCGCTGAGGGCCTTCGACACCGTCTACCTGATGACGCGAGGAGGGCCGGGCAATTCGACCCAGCTGTTCATGACCCAGGTGTTCCAGGAGGGCCTGGTCAACAACAACTTCGGGTACGCCTCGGCCATGGCCGTCCTGGTGCTGATCGTGCTGATCGCGATCGCCGCCGTGCAGAACCGACTCAACAACCGCGTCGCCGCCGAGGAGGGCAACCGATGA